caggaaaCCAGGACACAGCCCATGCCATTAGTTGGAATGTTTTGCATTCACCATGAActtgtcagaaaattattacttccaCAAAGAGTGCCTGGGCCTGAGGCAGTGCAGGACTCCTATAAAAGGCAGCCCAACTCTCTCctctctcatccacttctttCACCTCCTTCTCCTTGGGAATCAGGTGAGTGTGAATTCTCTACTCCTGCTTCTGGATCAGGTGTCTTTCCTCAACGTGTTTCCCAGATGAAATTTTCTGTCCTGACCCTGGGGTGGGAGTTATTTCCCATGGGAGAGGGAAGGTGGGACAAGGTCTTCTGCAGAGAGAGGTTGAGTCGTAGTGGAAGTGCCTCCTGGGACTTGAGGTGGGCAGTGTATGCTGGGTCAGAAGGTGTCTTGGctccatggtgttttggtgcagtctTGTTTCTCAAGGGCAACGCCTCATACtctatttcctcctgccctctcTCTCAGGTGAGCCTCTGTCCCAGAGACATGTCCTGCTGCAACCCAtgtctgccctgccagccctgtggcccgaccccactggccaacagctgcaatgagccctgtgtcagacagtgccagagctccaccaTCGCCATCCagccctcccctgtggtggtgaccctgcctggccccatcctcagctccttccctcagaacaccgttgtgggctcctccacctctgctgctgttggcagcatcctcagctgtgagggagtgcccatcaactctgggggctttgatctttcctgcattaccagccgctactgtggCAACAGATGTCGCCCCTGCTAAAACTGATGGCAACTACTTTGGGAAGAACCTGCTAAGATCTTGAAATATGGACCTTGAAAGGATATAGAGATCCATGGCGTTACATTCTGATCTTCAAACTATAGTTTCCTTCTTCCACTTGTgcctctctgcctttcctctgccGATTCTGTCTCCGAGGCCAGCCTAGCAGTGACCTGTTGGTATACCTTCCTGCAGCAGTTTCACCAAATCCTTGGGTGGGGCTGCCTGTGGTGCTCCCTCTGAGACACCTCCTTTCCTTTTTGAGACTCATTAAAGTTGTGCTGCATCCAAACTTGGGCCTCCAAGTCCTCTTTTGCTCTTCTGCATCTCTTCCCGTCTTCTGAGGGAAAAAGGTGAATTAAGGGGAGAGTGGGACTCCTTAAAGTGGATTTTGTCACTTTACAACACAGTAAATCAATTCCATGTTTTCATAAAGAAATGGAGTGGAGTTGCTCATGAGGGACAGTCAACTTAGTGGGTGTCTCACCCTTGCTTTGCTCCCTTGGGCAAACACATTGGCATTTCTTAACCAACgttttctgttcttcccagtCACACCTGATGTAATCTCCAACCATGGTCTACATGAAACCTGATAGGCACTTTGGTCATTTAAAGTAAACAATTAAGAATGAGGCAATTAAGAAATCAATGCACCCAGGAACTGTCACACATGCAATTACGTGCAACGGGAATCCACCATTTCATGACAATGGTGAGTTCCAGCAGAGATGCAATGTTGGTCAAATCTCTGCCAGGTTCTTTCTGCTCTAGTCCATCTCCACACCTGAGCCCTGATACAGTCAGATCTTTATTTGGGGTAAGTGGTTTCTCTCAGTCAGAAACAAAGGGGGTTTGTCCTtctgaaaggaattaaaatagtAGATTTAACACACCATGGCTTTGCTCCTTCCCTCTTGTCTGGACAGCTGATTCCTTCTGGTAATGTACTGGGCCGTGGCAATGGACAACAAGACACCTGTAATTGATCTCATTCTCCTGGGCCTTCCACCCCTCCCAGGGTGGGCACAAGGCCTCATGTGCCATTATCTTCTCCATGTATCTTCGAATC
Above is a window of Patagioenas fasciata isolate bPatFas1 chromosome 22, bPatFas1.hap1, whole genome shotgun sequence DNA encoding:
- the LOC139829650 gene encoding feather keratin Cos1-2-like translates to MNLSENYYFHKECLGLRQCRTPIKGSPTLSSLIHFFHLLLLGNQVSLCPRDMSCCNPCLPCQPCGPTPLANSCNEPCVRQCQSSTIAIQPSPVVVTLPGPILSSFPQNTVVGSSTSAAVGSILSCEGVPINSGGFDLSCITSRYCGNRCRPC